In a genomic window of Pontibacter liquoris:
- a CDS encoding tellurite resistance TerB family protein gives MATPSQAYVPQNEQEAWIAIMQACIAVDDHVADEELDVLAQTLATKKLFEGHDIMAYSRTVFYAHAQYGSKVLIDNSVDKIAPENRATLFALTIQLVLSDCVITDQEKELITYLYSALELEADLAQKIVSTILIMNKGNTCT, from the coding sequence GTGGCAACCCCTTCACAGGCCTATGTCCCACAAAATGAGCAGGAGGCCTGGATAGCGATCATGCAGGCCTGCATCGCCGTGGATGATCATGTAGCCGATGAAGAACTCGACGTGTTGGCACAAACCTTAGCCACTAAGAAGCTTTTTGAAGGACATGATATCATGGCCTACAGCCGAACGGTTTTCTATGCGCATGCCCAATATGGCAGTAAAGTATTGATCGATAACTCGGTAGACAAAATTGCCCCTGAGAACAGGGCGACGCTTTTTGCCCTGACCATCCAGCTGGTGCTTTCCGACTGCGTAATCACTGATCAGGAAAAGGAACTGATCACGTACCTCTACTCTGCCCTGGAGCTGGAAGCGGACCTGGCGCAGAAAATAGTCTCCACCATCCTGATCATGAACAAAGGAAATACCTGCACCTAG
- a CDS encoding DUF6717 family protein, with the protein MTCPTGPKGDLAMVAGADDMLGYLARGSHDVVVEMREQPFAGALVMKRITVGEPGSGAYYQPIGHHITSVWLCDVTLYALGKFPDIIYFRAVE; encoded by the coding sequence TTGACCTGCCCGACTGGGCCCAAAGGAGACCTGGCCATGGTTGCCGGCGCCGACGACATGCTGGGTTACCTGGCCAGGGGCAGCCATGATGTGGTAGTAGAGATGCGTGAGCAGCCGTTTGCCGGGGCACTGGTGATGAAGCGCATAACAGTGGGAGAGCCCGGCAGTGGTGCCTACTACCAACCTATCGGGCACCACATAACATCTGTGTGGCTCTGCGATGTGACCTTGTATGCCCTGGGCAAGTTTCCGGATATAATCTACTTCCGGGCCGTAGAATAG
- a CDS encoding alpha/beta hydrolase — MDQALAYTFDNYAVDPTRVAIGGFSDGASYAFSLGLTNGDLFTHIIAFSPGFAFTHETKGSPAIFISHGLHDTVLPINACSRRIVPQLQQQGLSYNVH, encoded by the coding sequence ATTGATCAGGCGCTTGCCTATACCTTTGATAACTACGCTGTTGATCCGACGCGCGTAGCCATTGGCGGGTTTTCAGATGGCGCTTCCTATGCGTTTAGTCTGGGCTTAACGAATGGCGATCTGTTCACCCACATCATTGCCTTTTCACCAGGTTTTGCCTTTACACACGAAACGAAAGGAAGTCCTGCCATTTTTATCTCGCATGGTTTGCACGACACGGTATTGCCCATCAATGCCTGCAGCAGGCGTATTGTGCCGCAGCTACAACAGCAGGGCCTAAGTTATAACGTACATTAA
- a CDS encoding zinc-dependent alcohol dehydrogenase — MLAMNYRGPKRVRIDNKPIPEILHPQDAIVRVTRSCICGSDLHLYNGNVPDTRVGSTFGHEFVGIVEEIGPEVTKVKVGDQVIVPFNIACGQCAFCKQELYGNCHESNPEATAVGGIFGYSHTAGGYNGGQAEYARVPYANVGPTVIPEGMDLDDAVLLTDVVPTGYQAAEMAGIQKGDTVVVFGAGPIGIMAAKCSWLFGAGRVIVIDQEEYRLEFARNYSNCEAYNFREMEDPVVFIKKTTDWMGADVCIDAVGAEAAGNVMQTITGRKALLQAGSATALHWAINSVKKGGIVSIVGIYGPTDNLVPIGNVVNKGITIRANQASVKRLLPRMIEHVQNGVINPKGLITHRIPLEEVADGYRMFANKLDNCIKTVLIPPSAR, encoded by the coding sequence ATGCTGGCAATGAATTATAGAGGACCCAAGCGGGTCCGTATCGACAATAAACCTATCCCAGAAATATTGCATCCCCAGGATGCGATCGTGCGGGTGACGCGCTCCTGCATTTGCGGGTCCGATCTTCATTTATACAACGGCAACGTGCCCGATACCCGGGTAGGCTCTACTTTCGGGCATGAGTTTGTTGGAATAGTAGAAGAAATAGGCCCTGAGGTAACGAAGGTAAAAGTGGGCGACCAGGTGATCGTACCCTTCAATATTGCCTGCGGACAATGTGCTTTCTGCAAGCAGGAACTATACGGCAACTGCCATGAGTCTAACCCGGAGGCTACCGCTGTTGGCGGCATTTTCGGCTATTCGCATACGGCCGGCGGCTACAATGGCGGACAGGCCGAGTACGCCCGTGTCCCGTACGCCAACGTGGGCCCGACCGTCATTCCGGAAGGCATGGACCTGGATGATGCCGTTTTGCTCACCGACGTGGTGCCCACCGGCTACCAGGCCGCTGAAATGGCGGGCATCCAGAAAGGCGATACGGTGGTAGTTTTTGGTGCCGGTCCTATCGGCATTATGGCGGCCAAGTGTTCGTGGCTGTTCGGGGCAGGCCGTGTGATCGTAATTGACCAGGAAGAATATCGCCTGGAGTTTGCCCGCAACTACTCGAACTGCGAAGCCTATAACTTCCGGGAAATGGAAGATCCGGTAGTCTTTATAAAGAAAACGACTGACTGGATGGGAGCCGATGTCTGCATAGATGCGGTAGGGGCCGAAGCAGCCGGCAACGTGATGCAGACCATTACCGGCCGGAAAGCGCTGCTGCAGGCCGGCTCGGCCACTGCACTGCACTGGGCCATCAACTCAGTGAAAAAGGGCGGCATCGTTTCGATTGTCGGGATCTACGGACCGACAGATAACCTGGTGCCGATCGGCAACGTGGTAAACAAAGGCATTACGATTCGGGCCAACCAGGCCTCTGTAAAGCGCCTGCTGCCGCGCATGATCGAACATGTGCAGAATGGGGTGATCAACCCGAAAGGGCTTATCACGCACCGCATTCCGCTGGAAGAGGTAGCGGATGGCTATCGTATGTTTGCAAACAAGCTGGATAACTGCATTAAAACTGTTCTTATTCCACCGTCAGCCAGATAG
- a CDS encoding glycoside hydrolase family 172 protein, translating into MKAGTKLLLLVILLAISPRLFSQAKQIRYADLVSRLTDLKALAVSPEPGEKSAMWSSYDRRSKVNANGKFIFWDANDDGLNPQYIRKEGKNMVLAEMEGPGVIVRMWSASPGKGYVKIYLDGQPTPVLDLPFIQYFDTTATPAFGYSQLVYETKARGFNNYVPITYQKSCKIVAEPEWGQYYHFNYITFPKDTKVEAFNPKPSPDNKAALATANRFFASRLGELPYPVKATETKEVVETIPAGGAKTITISGPKAIHTLRAQLQVENKSRLDEALRKLTLQINWDDEKEAAVWSPIGDFFGSAPGYNLYRTLPMGMTKEAMYSYWYMPFQQSATITLTNNFDQPVTVNLVIGLEKLSGTGQNMSRFHAKWHRNLAPPADTARWPDWTVLETAGKGRFLGMSLLVWNPKGGSNKQYGGEGSWWWGEGDEKFFVDGEKFPSTFGTGTEDYFGYAWCMPDYFTRAFHSQNHTEGNMGYQSLNRWQVIDNVPFQTSFKGYLEKYFPDKWPTQYAVTTYWYLDKGGKDPIQSTPVAELYGYETPFEAYRVPGVIEGENMKVEKNTGGWENTDWFVDERLFDQVSGHKVLIWNGEPKKENKLAASFHIQKPGKYKLVMQVVRSPEGGRFQTAVNGQPVKQELNFKSDVKPGKAEPIELGTFELKPGKQVLEFKWLPTEGYGQNMMIDFVNLEAI; encoded by the coding sequence ATGAAAGCTGGAACAAAACTGCTGTTGCTGGTCATTTTACTGGCCATAAGTCCGCGCCTTTTCAGCCAGGCCAAACAAATCCGCTATGCCGACCTGGTGAGCAGGCTCACCGATCTGAAAGCCTTAGCCGTGTCGCCGGAGCCGGGCGAGAAAAGTGCCATGTGGTCGAGCTACGACCGCCGCAGCAAGGTAAACGCCAACGGAAAGTTTATCTTCTGGGATGCCAACGACGATGGCCTCAACCCACAGTACATTCGCAAGGAAGGCAAGAACATGGTGCTGGCCGAAATGGAAGGCCCCGGTGTCATTGTGCGCATGTGGTCGGCCAGCCCGGGCAAAGGCTATGTCAAGATCTACCTCGATGGGCAGCCAACGCCTGTATTGGACCTGCCGTTCATTCAATATTTCGACACTACAGCTACGCCGGCCTTCGGCTACTCCCAACTGGTGTATGAAACAAAAGCGCGCGGCTTCAATAACTACGTGCCTATTACCTACCAGAAATCCTGCAAGATCGTGGCCGAGCCGGAATGGGGGCAGTACTACCATTTCAATTATATCACTTTCCCGAAAGACACCAAGGTTGAAGCCTTTAACCCCAAGCCCTCTCCAGATAACAAGGCAGCCTTAGCTACGGCAAACCGTTTTTTTGCTAGCCGGCTCGGTGAGCTGCCTTATCCGGTGAAAGCTACGGAGACAAAAGAAGTAGTTGAAACCATTCCCGCAGGCGGGGCTAAAACCATCACGATTAGCGGCCCAAAGGCCATCCATACTTTGCGGGCGCAACTGCAGGTGGAAAATAAGAGCCGGCTGGACGAAGCGCTTCGCAAACTGACTTTGCAGATAAATTGGGATGACGAAAAAGAGGCTGCCGTGTGGTCGCCCATCGGAGACTTTTTTGGTTCGGCACCAGGCTACAATCTTTACCGAACTTTGCCGATGGGGATGACGAAGGAGGCCATGTACAGCTACTGGTACATGCCTTTCCAACAATCGGCCACCATCACGCTTACTAATAATTTTGATCAGCCGGTTACCGTGAATTTAGTTATCGGGTTGGAGAAACTGAGCGGCACCGGGCAGAACATGAGTCGTTTCCATGCCAAATGGCACCGCAACCTGGCTCCGCCCGCTGATACAGCTCGCTGGCCTGACTGGACCGTTTTGGAAACCGCAGGCAAAGGCCGTTTCCTGGGCATGTCGCTGCTGGTCTGGAATCCGAAAGGCGGATCTAACAAGCAGTATGGCGGCGAAGGCAGCTGGTGGTGGGGCGAAGGCGACGAGAAGTTCTTTGTAGATGGCGAGAAGTTTCCGTCCACGTTTGGCACCGGAACCGAGGACTATTTTGGCTATGCCTGGTGCATGCCCGACTATTTTACGCGAGCCTTCCACAGCCAGAACCACACCGAGGGCAACATGGGCTACCAGTCGCTCAACCGCTGGCAGGTCATCGACAATGTGCCGTTTCAGACATCCTTCAAAGGCTACCTCGAAAAATACTTCCCGGATAAGTGGCCCACGCAGTATGCCGTAACCACCTACTGGTACCTCGACAAAGGCGGCAAAGACCCCATCCAATCAACGCCTGTGGCCGAACTCTATGGCTATGAAACGCCATTTGAAGCGTACCGCGTACCCGGTGTGATAGAAGGGGAAAATATGAAAGTGGAGAAGAACACGGGTGGCTGGGAAAACACGGATTGGTTTGTAGATGAACGCCTGTTTGATCAGGTAAGCGGGCATAAGGTGCTGATCTGGAACGGAGAGCCCAAAAAGGAAAACAAACTGGCAGCTTCCTTCCATATTCAGAAGCCGGGTAAGTATAAACTGGTGATGCAGGTGGTCCGGTCTCCGGAAGGCGGCCGGTTTCAGACGGCCGTGAACGGCCAACCCGTAAAGCAGGAGCTCAACTTCAAAAGCGACGTAAAGCCCGGAAAAGCCGAACCGATCGAACTGGGCACATTTGAGCTGAAGCCGGGGAAACAGGTGCTGGAATTTAAGTGGCTGCCGACGGAAGGATACGGGCAGAACATGATGATCGACTTCGTAAACCTGGAAGCCATCTAA